A genome region from Triticum aestivum cultivar Chinese Spring chromosome 2B, IWGSC CS RefSeq v2.1, whole genome shotgun sequence includes the following:
- the LOC123042917 gene encoding trans-cinnamate:CoA ligase, peroxisomal-like, with amino-acid sequence MDKLPKRPANYVPLSPVGFLPRASAVYGDRTSVVYGRLKFTWRQTHERCRRLAAALVSLGVRKNDVVSVLAPNVPAMYEMHFAVPMAAAVLNTINTRLDAKAVAVILRHAQTKVLFVDYEYVRLAHDALQIVADAGAPVPLVAVIDDIDRPTGVRLGLFKLEYEALVSKGDPAAELPSLEDEWDAVALNYTSGTTSAPKGVVYSHRGAYLNTMAQLLSWGVGTEPVYLWTLPMFHCNGWTLTWGVATRGGVNVCIRENRAADLYRAISDYGVTHMCCAPVVFNILLSGEAPRLAAPVHVLTGGAPPTAALLDRVERIGFKVTHSYGLTEAGPALACEWRHRWDLLPLAERSHLKARQGVSILSLADANVVVDDDTLSSVPRDGKSLGEIVLRGSSLMKGYLNNSEANEKAFKGGWFMTGDVGVVHPDGYIEIKDRSKDVIISGGENICSTELELVLLQHPAVADAAVVAMPHPHWGETPCAFLVAKDKAAEVCKDEVIAFCRERISRFMVPRKVVVIYALPRNALGKVEKVKLRDTARNLVLSAMSRI; translated from the exons ATGGACAAGCTTCCCAAGCGCCCGGCTAACTACGTGCCACTTAGCCCGGTTGGCTTCCTTCCGCGCGCCAGTGCAGTATACGGCGACCGCACGTCGGTCGTCTACGGGCGTCTCAAGTTCACGTGGAGGCAAACGCACGagcgctgccgccgcctcgccgccgccctcgtctcccTCGGCGTCCGCAAGAACGACGTCGTCTCCGTCCTCGCGCCCAACGTGCCGGCAATGTACGAGATGCACTTCGCCGTGCCCATGGCTGCTGCCGTGCTCAACACCATCAACACGCGCCTGGACGCCAAGGCGGTGGCGGTCATCCTCAGGCACGCCCAGACCAAGGTCCTCTTCGTCGACTATGAGTACGTGCGCCTCGCTCACGACGCGCTCCAGATCGTTGCCGATGCCGGCGCGCCCGTGCCGCTTGTCGCCGTCATCGATGATATCGACAGACCCACCGGCGTCCGGCTCGGCCTCTTCAAGCTCGAGTATGAGGCGCTGGTCAGCAAAGGAGACCCGGCGGCGGAGCTGCCCTCGCTCGAAGACGAGTGGGATGCGGTCGCGCTCAACTACACCTCGGGTACCACGTCGGCGCCCAAAGGCGTGGTGTACAGCCACCGTGGTGCGTACCTCAACACCATGGCCCAGCTGCTGTCGTGGGGGGTGGGCACCGAGCCGGTGTACCTCTGGACGCTCCCCATGTTCCACTGCAACGGGTGGACCCTCACGTGGGGAGTGGCGACGCGCGGCGGCGTCAACGTCTGCATCCGCGAGAACCGCGCCGCCGACCTCTACCGTGCCATCTCCGACTATGGCGTCACCCACATGTGTTGCGCGCCCGTGGTATTCAATATCCTCCTTTCCGGCGAGGCACCGCGGCTCGCGGCTCCCGTCCACGTCCTCACTGGCGGCGCCCCGCCGACGGCCGCCCTGCTGGACCGTGTCGAGCGGATCGGTTTCAAGGTGACGCACTCCTACGGACTCACTGAGGCAGGCCCCGCTCTGGCCTGCGAGTGGCGTCACCGGTGGGACCTCCTGCCGCTCGCGGAGCGCTCACACCTCAAGGCCAGGCAGGGGGTCAGCATCCTGTCTCTCGCCGATGCCAATGTCGTGGTCGACGATGACACCTTGTCTAGCGTGCCGCGCGACGGCAAGTCCTTGGGTGAGATCGTGCTCCGCGGCAGCAGCCTCATGAAG GGGTACCTCAACAACTCGGAGGCTAATGAGAAGGCCTTCAAGGGCGGGTGGTTCATGACGGGCGACGTCGGCGTCGTGCACCCGGATGGGTACATAGAGATAAAGGACAGGTCAAAGGACGTGATCATCAGCGGCGGTGAGAACATTTGTAGCACGGAGCTGGAGCTCGTGCTGCTCCAACACCCGGCTGTGGCCGACGCGGCGGTGGTTGCCATGCCTCACCCGCACTGGGGCGAGACGCCGTGCGCGTTCCTCGTGGCGAAAGACAAGGCCGCCGAGGTATGCAAGGATGAAGTGATCGCCTTCTGCCGCGAGCGCATTTCGCGTTTCATGGTTCCTAGGAAGGTGGTCGTCATCTACGCCCTCCCCAGGAACGCGCTGGGAAAGGTGGAGAAGGTGAAGCTACGGGATACGGCCCGGAATCTTGTCCTCTCGGCCATGTCAAGGATATAG